A genomic region of Raphanus sativus cultivar WK10039 chromosome 6, ASM80110v3, whole genome shotgun sequence contains the following coding sequences:
- the LOC130495724 gene encoding uncharacterized protein LOC130495724 codes for MIHEFNLALLAKQLWRLTQNPDSLVARVLRGRYYRLSSPLRVNPISSPSYVWTNISAAKELLLLGIRQKIHSGYEVKVWEDPWIPLNPARPAIPIAPVMHPNMRVSDLINQELKEWDVNLLEQYVSPVDIPLIRSLAISTTHKPDTFCWNFTRHGQYTVNSGYWVAQNLMKDADEKQMLEPSITKLQAFAWKIKAPKKICHLIWQLLTGHVAVTRNLVRRNMRCDHYCPRCGEPEESVTHAIFECLPALQVWLHSSTPTNPGVFPASSIYTNMNYLFWEKDGSLEPELDMDPYPWLIWYIWKARNDKLFRGIERDPLELVRYAESECQAWFNADETIPPVVQEGTWREDATYGITQLTQKRISSALRGGSTAMGDGEHASAFDMPELRNRLQGIDCYD; via the exons ATGATTCATGAGTTCAACCTGGCACTACTGGCGAAACAATTATGGAGGCTAACACAAAACCCGGATTCGCTTGTCGCTCGTGTCTTAAGAGGAAGATATTACAGACTAAGCTCGCCCTTAAGAGTAAATCCTATAAGCAGTCCTTCTTATGTTTGGACTAATATCTCCGCTGCGAAGGAGCTTTTGTTACTGGGGATAAGGCAGAAAATACACTCTGGTTATGAGGTTAAGGTGTGGGAGGATCCCTGGATTCCATTGAATCCTGCTAGGCCAGCTATACCTATAGCGCCAGTTATGCATCCAAATATGAGAGTAAGTGATCTTATTAATCAGGAGTTGAAGGAATGGGATGTTAATTTACTGGAACAATATGTCAGCCCTGTTGACATACCCCTCATAAGGAGTTTAGCCATAAGCACAACTCATAAACCTGACACGTTTTGTTGGAACTTCACAAGACATGGACAATACACGGTCAATTCTGGATATTGGGTTGCTCAAAACTTAATGAAGGATGCAGACGAAAAGCAAATGTTAGAGCCAAGTATTACAAAgctccaagcctttgcttggaagataaaggCGCCAAAGAAAATTTGTCATCTTATATGGCAATTGTTAACTGGTCATGTGGCAGTAACGAGAAATCTAGTAAGGCGAAATATGAGATGTGACCATTATTGCCCGAGATGCGGAGAACCAGAGGAGTCAGTGACACATGCTATATTCGAGTGTCTACCTGCACTACAAGTTTGGTTACATTCATCGACTCCAACTAATCCTGGTGTTTTTCCAGCTTCAAGTATCTACACAAATATGAACTACCTCTTCTGGGAAAAAGATGGTTCACTTGAACCAGAGCTAGACATGGATCCTTATCCTTGGCTAatttggtacatttggaaggctCGAAATGACAAACTCTTTAGGGGAATAGAGAGAGATCCTCTGGAACTAGTTCGATATGCTGAGAGTGAGTGTCAAGCTTGGTTTAATGCAGACGAGACGATACCACCAGTAGTACAAGAGGGGACT TGGAGGGAAGACGCAACTTATGGGATCACACAACTTACCCAGAAGAGAATCAGCTCTGCACTCAGAGGTGGAAGCACTGCGATGGGCGATGGAGAACATGCTTCAGCATTCGACATGCCAGAACTTCGGAACAGACTGCAAGGAATTGATTGCTATGATTAA
- the LOC130495723 gene encoding uncharacterized protein LOC130495723, translating to MGQQVKWPPKMKASDFNRNPKRWCDFYCDHGHNTEDSIALKIEVNELIKRGHLREFLSNKARNLLKKEGHGLPTEAAPADRKNGQEAEGPKRLLLGTDEISFTVKEQEKVLTPHHDALAISLTIANCLVKRILVDNGSSINIIFQSAYADLGLEPKVLTRKATPLIGFSGEVKQSLGEVLLPVYAEGINQATKFLVVDCPSSYNVILGRPWIHDMGAIPSTLHQLIKFPTPWGIKLMALHTEEMKVEEMDEVLLAEGNPERNLKIGSKLAEGLGGD from the exons ATGGGCCAACAAGTCAAATGGCCCCCAAAGATGAAGGCCTCGGATTTCAACCGGAATCCTAAACGGTGGTGTGATTTCTATTGTGATCACGGCCACAACACGGAGGACTCCATAGCCCTAAAGATAGAGGTCAACGAGCTTATCAAGAGAGGCCACCTGAGGGAATTCCTCTCAAATAAGGCCAGGAACCTCTTAAAGAAGGAAGGCCATGGTCTTCCTACCGAAGCAGCCCCGGCAGATCGGAA AAACGGTCAAGAGGCCGAAGGTCCTAAGCGTCTACTCCTAGGAACGGACGAGATTAGTTTTACCGTGAAggagcaggagaaggtcctAACCCCTCACCATGACGCCCTCGccatttcacttaccatagcaaactgcttggtTAAGCGAATACTGGTGGACAATGGGAGTTCCATCAACATCATCTTCCAGTCGGCCTACGCCGATCTAGGGCTGGAACCTAAGGTGCTAACGAGAAAGGCGACCCCTCTCATAGGCTTCAGCGGAGAGGTGAAGCAGAGCCTTGGGGAAGTCCTCCTCCCGGTATACGCCGAAGGGATAAACCAGGCTACAAAGTTCCTAGTCGTCGACTGTCCTTCCTCCTACAATGTGATACTAGGAAGACCCTGGATCCACGATATGGGAGCCATACCTTCCACTCTCCATCAGTTGATCAAGTTTCCGACCCCCTGGGGCATTAAG CTTATGGCCCTACATACGGAAGAGATGAAAGTGGAGGAGATGGATGAAGTGCTCTTGGCAGAAGGGAACCCGGAGCGGAACCTGAAGATTGGTTCTAAGCTCGCCGAAGGACTAGGCGGAGATTGA